One Athene noctua chromosome 30, bAthNoc1.hap1.1, whole genome shotgun sequence genomic region harbors:
- the AQP5 gene encoding aquaporin-5: MKKEILTLAFARSVFVEFISTLIFVFIGLGSALKWPSALPSILQISLAFGLAIGTLVQAFGHISGAHINPAVTIAFFVGNQISFLRTLFYVIAQLVGAIAGAGILYGVTPVNTRGNLAINALNNNTTPGQALVVEIILTFQLAACIFASTDNRRNGNVGSPALSIGLSVAVGHLVGIYFTGCSMNPARSFGPAVIVRRFSPAHWVFWVGPILGACLAALLYFYILVPYCMNMSDRVAIVKGTYESEEEWEEQREERKKSMELTPP; the protein is encoded by the exons ATGAAGAAGGAAATATTAACGCTGGCCTTTGCTCGATCCGTCTTTGTCGAGTTTATCTCCACACTCATCTTTGTCTTTATCGGCCTCGGCTCAGCCCTGAAGTGGCCGTCCGCCCTCCCCAGCATCCTTCAGATCTCGCTGGCGTTTGGCCTGGCCATCGGTACGTTGGTGCAGGCGTTTGGCCACATCAGCGGCGCCCACATCAACCCGGCGGTGACCATCGCCTTCTTTGTCGGGAACCAGATCTCCTTCCTCCGGACGCTCTTCTACGTGATCGCCCAACTCGTCGGGGCCATCGCCGGGGCTGGCATCCTGTACGGTGTGACACCAGTCAACACACGTGGCAACCTGGCCATCAACGCG CTCAACAACAACACGACCCCAGGCCAAGCCCTCGTGGTGGAGATCATCCTCACCTTCCAGCTGGCTGCGTGCATCTTTGCATCCACGGATAACCGAAGGAACGGCAACGTGGGATCCCCAGCACTGTCCATCGGCCTCTCCGTTGCTGTAGGCCACTTGGTGGGG ATCTACTTCACTGGCTGCTCCATGAATCCAGCCCGGTCCTTTGGGCCTGCGGTCATCGTGAGGAGGTTCAGCCCAGCGCACTGG GTGTTCTGGGTTGGACCCATCCTCGGGGCTTGCTTGGCTGCTCTGCTCTACTTCTACATCCTCGTCCCCTACTGCATGAACATGTCAGATAGGGTTGCCATTGTCAAGGGCACCTACGAGTCAGAGGAGGAATGggaggagcagagagaggagagaaagaagtcCATGGAGTTGACCCCACCATAG